One window from the genome of Mumia sp. ZJ1417 encodes:
- a CDS encoding YbaB/EbfC family nucleoid-associated protein — MFGDDFGGLGQPGGGMPDMSALLEQAQKMQEQLLAAKEELSRARVTGEAASGLVKATVTGTGELISVEIKPEAVDPDDAELLGDMVVAAVRDANDQAEQLAADKLGPFAGGFGGGDALGGGGAAGALGF; from the coding sequence GTGTTCGGTGATGATTTCGGCGGGCTCGGCCAGCCAGGTGGCGGCATGCCCGACATGTCTGCGCTGCTCGAGCAGGCCCAGAAGATGCAGGAGCAGCTGCTTGCCGCCAAGGAGGAGCTGAGCCGGGCCAGGGTCACGGGTGAGGCCGCCAGCGGGCTGGTCAAGGCCACCGTCACCGGCACCGGCGAGCTGATCTCGGTCGAGATCAAGCCTGAGGCCGTCGACCCGGACGACGCCGAGCTCCTCGGCGACATGGTCGTGGCCGCGGTCCGTGACGCCAACGACCAGGCCGAGCAGCTCGCGGCCGACAAGCTGGGCCCCTTCGCGGGTGGCTTCGGCGGTGGCGACGCCCTCGGTGGCGGCGGCGCTGCGGGCGCGCTCGGGTTCTGA
- the recR gene encoding recombination mediator RecR, which yields MYEGVVQDLIDELGRLPGIGPKSAQRIAFYLLDADPVDVRRFAEVLTEVKEKVRFCAICGNVAESETCRICADPRRDASVLCVVEESKDVVAIERTREFRGRYHVLGGAISPIDGRGPDDLRIRELMQRLSDDAITEVILATDPNLEGEATATYLTRMLKPLGLRVTRLASGLPVGGDLEYADEVTLGRAFEGRRTVD from the coding sequence ATGTATGAAGGGGTCGTCCAAGACCTGATCGACGAGCTCGGCCGGCTCCCGGGCATCGGCCCGAAGAGCGCGCAGCGCATCGCCTTCTATCTCCTCGACGCCGACCCGGTCGACGTACGCCGCTTCGCCGAGGTCCTCACCGAGGTCAAGGAGAAGGTGCGGTTCTGCGCGATCTGCGGCAACGTCGCCGAGTCCGAGACGTGCCGCATCTGCGCGGATCCGCGGCGCGACGCTTCGGTGCTGTGCGTCGTCGAGGAGTCCAAGGACGTCGTCGCGATCGAGCGCACGCGTGAGTTCCGCGGGCGCTACCACGTCCTCGGAGGGGCGATCTCGCCGATCGATGGCCGCGGACCCGACGACCTGCGCATCAGGGAGCTCATGCAGCGCCTTTCCGATGATGCGATCACCGAGGTCATCCTCGCCACCGACCCCAACCTCGAGGGCGAGGCGACGGCGACCTATCTCACCCGCATGCTCAAGCCGCTGGGGTTGCGCGTGACGCGTCTGGCCAGTGGACTACCCGTAGGCGGTGACCTCGAGTACGCCGACGAGGTCACCCTCGGGCGTGCCTTCGAGGGACGCCGTACGGTCGACTGA
- a CDS encoding DUF5063 domain-containing protein produces the protein MSETTDDELAAVGNAFAEDVEAVLEGLRSLDGMTDPEEVVAGLLVEVSRALTIGARMAAMPRLVPPDRYEPDIGPDIDLDDVRVRLASVLDGFDTYVEVFDPYDDPAAPAAYRISDDVISLAAALAHGMQHARAGRPIEALWWWQFSFLSSWGGETTSALRALQSVISRDRIVGATPAMSPEEPPPDAL, from the coding sequence GTGAGCGAGACGACGGACGACGAGCTGGCGGCGGTGGGCAACGCGTTCGCCGAGGACGTCGAGGCCGTGCTCGAGGGGCTGCGCTCGCTCGACGGGATGACCGATCCCGAGGAGGTCGTCGCGGGCCTTCTCGTCGAGGTGAGCCGCGCGCTCACCATCGGGGCGCGGATGGCGGCGATGCCGCGCCTGGTCCCACCCGACCGCTACGAGCCGGACATCGGTCCCGACATCGATCTCGACGACGTCCGCGTCCGTCTGGCCTCGGTGCTCGACGGGTTCGACACGTACGTCGAGGTCTTCGACCCGTACGACGACCCGGCCGCGCCCGCGGCGTACCGGATCTCCGATGACGTCATCTCCCTTGCCGCCGCGCTCGCCCACGGCATGCAGCACGCGCGCGCCGGTCGTCCGATCGAGGCGCTGTGGTGGTGGCAGTTCTCGTTCCTGTCGTCGTGGGGCGGCGAGACGACGTCGGCGCTGCGCGCGCTCCAGTCGGTCATCTCCCGCGACCGCATCGTCGGCGCGACGCCTGCGATGTCGCCCGAGGAACCCCCGCCCGACGCGCTCTGA
- a CDS encoding prolyl oligopeptidase family protein, translated as MTQTDPYLWLEDVDGDQALDWVRARNAETATALESSEEFRATEAQIREVLDSDAKIPPIAKAGDWYYNFWRDAQHVRGVWRRTTLASYRTDDPEWDVLLDLDALADAEDENWVWHGAAVLRTGPLAFTRALISLSRGGSDADMTREFDLETRDWVADGFVRPEAKGDVSWIDEDTVFVETDTGPGSMTESGYPRIARRWRRGEPLTESEIVFEGAHEDLSIGAFHDRTPGFERDWVVRATSFYTSERYLVSTGSTGGGAGSTLTKLDVPDSSETSVKRDQMLVELRDDWEVGGRSYEAGSLLAISFAAFLDGARDFTVLYEPTPTSALAGYAFTANRLVLEVMTDVRSRLEILTPPAAPGGEWDRVDARHVPELGTLQVGPVDADADDAVWLYTTDYLTPTTLSLLDLGPRGVNAKPVPLKSMPSYFDADGLVVEQHFAASADGTRVPYFVVRPDDLAYDGTAPTLLYGYGGFEISLTPAYSGGLGRAWLSDGGVYVVANIRGGGEYGPTWHQAALRDQRHRAYEDFAAVARDLVERKITSPEHLGAMGGSNGGLLTGNMLTQYPELFGAVVIQVPLLDMQRYHLLLAGASWIAEYGDPDSGDWEFLATFSPYHLFDADRPYPPVLFTTSTRDDRVHPGHARKMAAKMLEAGKDVTYYENIEGGHGGAANNAQAAHMSALAYRFLWSRLT; from the coding sequence ATGACGCAGACCGACCCGTACCTGTGGCTCGAGGATGTTGACGGCGACCAGGCGCTCGACTGGGTTCGCGCCCGCAACGCCGAGACGGCGACCGCGCTGGAGTCGAGCGAGGAGTTCCGTGCGACCGAGGCGCAGATCCGCGAGGTGCTGGACTCGGACGCCAAGATCCCGCCGATCGCCAAGGCCGGGGACTGGTACTACAACTTCTGGCGCGACGCGCAGCACGTACGAGGCGTCTGGCGGCGTACGACCTTGGCGTCTTACCGCACCGACGACCCCGAGTGGGACGTCCTCCTCGACCTCGACGCGCTCGCCGACGCCGAGGACGAGAACTGGGTCTGGCACGGCGCGGCGGTCCTTCGTACGGGGCCGCTCGCGTTCACCCGCGCGTTGATCTCGCTGTCGCGCGGCGGGTCCGACGCCGATATGACTCGCGAGTTCGACCTCGAGACGCGTGACTGGGTCGCCGACGGGTTCGTACGGCCTGAGGCCAAGGGCGACGTGAGCTGGATCGACGAAGACACGGTCTTCGTCGAGACCGACACGGGTCCGGGCTCGATGACGGAGTCCGGCTACCCGCGCATCGCCCGCCGGTGGCGACGCGGCGAGCCGCTCACGGAGTCGGAGATCGTCTTCGAGGGCGCTCACGAGGACCTGTCAATCGGTGCGTTCCACGACCGGACACCGGGGTTCGAGCGCGACTGGGTGGTCCGCGCGACGTCGTTCTACACGTCGGAGCGATACCTGGTCTCGACAGGCTCGACCGGCGGAGGGGCGGGCTCGACCCTCACCAAGCTCGACGTCCCCGACTCGTCCGAGACCAGCGTCAAGCGTGACCAGATGCTCGTCGAGCTGCGCGACGACTGGGAGGTCGGTGGGCGGTCGTACGAGGCGGGGTCGCTGCTCGCGATCAGCTTCGCGGCGTTCCTTGACGGCGCCCGCGACTTCACCGTGCTATACGAACCGACACCGACGAGCGCGCTGGCGGGCTACGCGTTCACGGCGAACCGCCTCGTGCTCGAGGTGATGACCGACGTCCGCAGCCGACTCGAGATCCTGACGCCTCCGGCCGCGCCCGGCGGCGAGTGGGACCGCGTCGACGCGCGTCACGTGCCCGAGCTCGGGACGCTGCAGGTCGGGCCGGTCGACGCCGACGCCGACGACGCGGTGTGGCTCTACACGACCGACTACCTGACGCCGACCACGCTCAGCCTGCTCGATCTCGGGCCGCGCGGCGTCAACGCGAAGCCGGTCCCGCTGAAGTCGATGCCGTCGTACTTCGACGCCGACGGCCTCGTCGTCGAGCAGCACTTCGCGGCCTCAGCCGACGGGACGCGCGTTCCGTACTTCGTGGTCCGCCCCGACGACCTCGCGTACGACGGCACGGCGCCGACGCTGCTCTACGGCTACGGCGGGTTCGAGATCTCGCTGACGCCTGCGTACTCCGGCGGGCTCGGGCGCGCCTGGCTGTCCGACGGAGGCGTGTACGTCGTGGCGAACATCCGCGGCGGCGGTGAGTACGGTCCGACCTGGCACCAGGCGGCGCTGCGCGACCAACGGCACCGCGCGTACGAGGACTTCGCGGCGGTGGCGCGCGACCTCGTCGAGCGCAAGATCACCTCGCCGGAGCACCTCGGAGCGATGGGCGGCTCGAACGGCGGGCTGCTCACCGGCAACATGCTCACGCAGTACCCCGAGCTGTTCGGCGCCGTCGTCATCCAGGTCCCGCTGCTCGACATGCAGCGCTACCACCTGCTGCTCGCGGGCGCGTCGTGGATCGCGGAGTACGGCGACCCCGACTCGGGCGACTGGGAGTTCCTCGCGACGTTCTCGCCGTACCATCTGTTCGACGCCGATCGGCCGTACCCGCCGGTGCTCTTCACGACCTCGACCCGCGACGACCGGGTGCACCCGGGGCACGCGCGCAAGATGGCGGCGAAGATGCTCGAGGCGGGCAAGGACGTGACCTACTACGAGAACATCGAGGGCGGTCACGGCGGCGCAGCCAACAACGCGCAGGCGGCGCACATGTCGGCGCTGGCGTACCGGTTCCTCTGGTCCCGCCTCACCTGA
- a CDS encoding LapA family protein: MTTTPPPARDGIGAKALTFLKQRWLPLVLLVVAIVFVFQNRDDTTISFLFLEWTSPLWFTLALVLVVGIAIGWALRGRRGKP; encoded by the coding sequence ATGACCACGACCCCGCCTCCGGCCCGCGACGGAATCGGCGCGAAGGCGCTCACGTTCCTCAAGCAGCGCTGGCTCCCGCTCGTGCTGCTGGTGGTGGCGATCGTGTTCGTGTTCCAGAACCGCGACGACACCACGATCAGCTTCCTGTTCCTCGAGTGGACCTCGCCGCTGTGGTTCACGCTGGCACTCGTGCTCGTCGTCGGGATCGCGATCGGCTGGGCGCTGCGCGGCCGCCGCGGCAAGCCTTAA
- a CDS encoding MDR family MFS transporter: protein MAEREAETADVDSLPSARVWTIFGGLMLAMLLAALDQTIVSTALPTIVQDLGGGEHLSWVVTAYMLASTVTTMLWGKLGDLYGRKSLFIICILIFLAGSALAGTSQTMGQLVAWRALQGVGGGGLMVLSQAIIGDVVSPRERGRYQGAFGAVFGVASVAGPLLGGFFVDNLSWEWVFYINLPLGAVALVVVTAVLPRIRPDRDAHIDYAGIVLIGTVATAIVLVTSLGGSTWGWNSPEVWGCVVLAVVALVAFVFVEQRAPEPVLPLRLFANRVFTTTSGVGFVIGFAMFGAITYLPLYLQQIKGSTPTESGLEMLPMMLGLLLTSIGSGQLISHTGRYKVFPIVGTAVTAVGLYLLSLMDRETSTLQSSASMFVLGLGLGMVMQVLVLAVQNAVEYRDLGTATSGATFFRTIGSSVGVAAFGAVLTSSLGNALARDTPSTATGACSGDALKESALAIRRCPPEVQSWFLDGYANAIHVVFLAAVPIALIAFALTWFIPEVRLRRSTGRTGAGDATGESFALPSGRTSLEELRLILWRRVGRQDPLRAYEILVRDLDLALEPEECWMVTRASLKGPRSIATMAQRADAPPETVRRVAESLASHGLVSVVGDTVTATPDGHAAAERIRAHERARLQHYIDEWGPEPEVEELVEELTEQLLADDRSTAGRGR, encoded by the coding sequence ATGGCGGAGCGTGAGGCGGAGACGGCGGATGTCGACAGCCTTCCGTCGGCGCGGGTCTGGACGATCTTCGGCGGGCTGATGCTCGCGATGCTCCTCGCCGCGCTGGACCAGACCATCGTGTCGACGGCGTTGCCGACGATCGTGCAGGACCTCGGTGGTGGCGAGCACCTTTCGTGGGTCGTCACCGCGTACATGCTCGCCTCCACCGTCACCACGATGCTGTGGGGCAAGCTCGGCGACCTGTACGGACGCAAGAGCCTGTTCATCATCTGCATCCTGATCTTCCTGGCGGGCTCGGCGCTCGCCGGGACGTCGCAGACGATGGGCCAGCTCGTCGCGTGGCGCGCCTTGCAGGGTGTCGGCGGCGGCGGGCTGATGGTCCTGTCGCAGGCGATCATCGGCGACGTCGTCTCGCCACGGGAGCGTGGCCGCTACCAAGGCGCCTTCGGGGCGGTGTTCGGGGTAGCCAGCGTGGCGGGGCCGCTGCTCGGTGGATTCTTCGTCGACAACCTGTCGTGGGAGTGGGTCTTCTACATCAACCTCCCGCTCGGCGCGGTCGCCCTGGTGGTCGTGACCGCTGTCCTGCCGCGCATCCGCCCGGACCGCGACGCGCACATCGACTACGCCGGCATCGTCCTGATCGGGACGGTCGCGACCGCCATCGTCCTGGTCACCAGCCTCGGCGGATCGACGTGGGGATGGAACTCGCCGGAGGTGTGGGGCTGCGTGGTGCTCGCGGTGGTCGCCCTCGTCGCGTTCGTCTTCGTCGAGCAGCGCGCGCCGGAGCCGGTGCTGCCGCTGCGGCTCTTCGCTAACCGGGTCTTCACCACGACCTCTGGCGTCGGGTTCGTCATCGGCTTCGCGATGTTCGGCGCGATCACCTACCTGCCGCTCTACCTCCAGCAGATCAAGGGCTCGACCCCGACCGAGTCGGGGCTGGAGATGCTGCCGATGATGCTGGGTCTGCTCCTGACCTCGATCGGCAGCGGGCAGCTGATCTCGCACACGGGTCGCTACAAGGTCTTCCCGATCGTCGGGACGGCGGTCACCGCCGTCGGCCTCTACCTCCTCTCGCTCATGGATCGCGAGACCTCGACGCTGCAGTCCTCGGCGAGCATGTTCGTGCTCGGCCTGGGTCTCGGCATGGTGATGCAGGTCCTCGTGCTCGCCGTCCAGAACGCCGTGGAATACCGGGACCTCGGCACCGCCACGTCCGGTGCGACGTTCTTCCGTACGATCGGCAGCTCGGTCGGAGTCGCCGCGTTCGGCGCCGTCCTCACCAGCTCGCTGGGCAACGCACTCGCGCGGGACACCCCGTCCACGGCGACCGGCGCCTGCAGCGGTGATGCGCTGAAGGAGTCCGCGCTCGCGATCAGGCGGTGCCCGCCGGAGGTGCAGTCGTGGTTCCTCGACGGGTACGCGAACGCCATCCACGTCGTGTTCCTCGCAGCGGTCCCGATCGCGCTGATCGCGTTCGCCCTCACATGGTTCATCCCGGAGGTCCGGCTGCGGCGGTCCACCGGACGTACGGGCGCCGGTGACGCCACCGGCGAGTCGTTCGCACTGCCCTCGGGGCGGACGTCGCTGGAGGAGTTGCGCCTCATCCTGTGGCGCCGGGTCGGGCGGCAGGACCCGTTGCGGGCATACGAGATCCTCGTGCGCGACCTCGATCTCGCGCTGGAGCCGGAGGAGTGCTGGATGGTCACACGCGCGTCGCTCAAGGGGCCACGGTCGATCGCGACCATGGCGCAGCGGGCCGACGCCCCGCCCGAGACCGTACGCCGCGTCGCGGAGTCGCTGGCCTCGCACGGTCTGGTCAGCGTCGTCGGCGACACGGTCACGGCGACACCGGACGGCCATGCCGCGGCCGAGCGGATCCGTGCGCACGAGCGGGCGCGTCTGCAGCACTACATCGACGAGTGGGGGCCCGAGCCCGAGGTCGAGGAGCTGGTCGAGGAGCTGACCGAGCAGCTCCTCGCCGACGATCGGTCCACAGCAGGCCGCGGAAGGTGA
- a CDS encoding ABC transporter permease, with product MSTTTTATRARVTDTVLDSRVMIRRGLTRSMRDPEAFFTALTLPVALMLLFVYVFGGAMSTGGSYVDYVVPGIILLCAGFGAGTTAVAVADDMTNGIVDRFRSMPIAAGSVVVGHVVASVARNAIATTLVIAVALLIGWRPSAGPLEWFAAIGILAAFVLAISWLAATVGLLARSKDAANAFTMVLAFLPYVSTAFVPADTLPAALRGFAEHQPMTPIIETLRGLWMGTEIGDQAWWALGWCTLILVASAVTSARLFRRRTS from the coding sequence ATGAGCACCACCACGACCGCCACGAGGGCCCGGGTCACCGACACCGTCCTCGACTCGCGCGTGATGATCCGGCGCGGGCTGACCCGCTCGATGCGTGACCCCGAGGCGTTCTTCACCGCGCTCACGCTGCCGGTGGCGCTGATGCTGCTGTTCGTCTACGTGTTCGGGGGTGCGATGTCGACCGGCGGCTCGTACGTGGACTACGTGGTGCCGGGGATCATCCTGCTGTGCGCCGGCTTCGGGGCCGGGACGACAGCGGTGGCGGTCGCGGACGACATGACGAACGGCATCGTCGACCGGTTCCGCTCGATGCCGATCGCCGCGGGGTCCGTGGTCGTCGGCCACGTCGTGGCCAGCGTCGCCCGCAACGCGATCGCGACCACGCTCGTCATCGCCGTCGCGCTGCTGATCGGCTGGCGACCGAGCGCGGGCCCTCTCGAGTGGTTCGCCGCGATCGGCATCCTGGCCGCCTTCGTTCTCGCGATCTCGTGGCTCGCGGCGACGGTCGGTCTGCTCGCGCGCAGCAAGGATGCCGCCAACGCCTTCACGATGGTGCTCGCGTTCCTGCCCTACGTCAGCACGGCGTTCGTCCCGGCCGATACGCTGCCGGCGGCGCTGCGCGGGTTTGCTGAGCACCAGCCGATGACCCCGATCATCGAGACGCTGCGCGGACTGTGGATGGGCACCGAGATCGGCGACCAGGCGTGGTGGGCGCTCGGCTGGTGCACGCTGATCCTCGTGGCGTCGGCGGTGACATCAGCGCGCCTCTTCCGCCGCCGCACCTCCTAA